A genome region from Lonchura striata isolate bLonStr1 chromosome 36, bLonStr1.mat, whole genome shotgun sequence includes the following:
- the EEF1G gene encoding elongation factor 1-gamma, with product MAVSGTLYTYPENWRAFKALIAAQYSGARLRVLSAPPLFRFGHTNRSPQFLQKFPLGKVPAFEGDDGFCVFESNAIAYYVSTEELRGSTPEAAAAVLQWVNFADSDVVPPASTWVFPTLGILHYNKQATEVAKEEVRRVLGVLDGHLRTRTFLVGERVSLADISLVCALLWLYKQVLDPAFRGPFGNVTRWFLTCLNQPQFKAVLGEVQLCQRMAQFDAKKFAEGQARREKEKEPPRKGEKEKEPPRKGEKPPKREEKRPEPEQDLDECEQVLAAEPKAKDPFAHLPRSPFVLDEFKRKYSNEDTLAVALPHFWEHFDREGWSLWYCQYRYPEELSQTFMSCNLITGMFQRLDKLRKNAFASVVLFGKDHDSSISGVWVLRGQELAFTLCPDWQVDYESYTWRKLDPESAECRTLVTEYFSWEGEFQHVGKPFNQGKIFK from the exons ATGGCGGTGTCCGGG ACGCTGTACACGTACCCCGAGAACTGGCGCGCCTTCAAGGCGCTGATCGCGGCGCAGTACTCGGGCGCGCGGCTGCGCGTGCTCTCGGCGCCGCCGCTCTTCCGCTTCGGCCACACCAACCGCAGCCCCCAGTTCCTGCAGAAGTTCCCGCTCGGGAAG GTCCCGGCCTTCGAGGGCGACGACGGATTCTGCGTCTTCGAGAGCAACGCCATCGCCTACTACG TGAGCACGGAGGAGCTGCGGGGCAGCACGCCCGAGGCCGCGGCGGCCGTGCTGCAGTGGGTGAACTTCGCCGACAGCGACGTCGTCCCCCCGGCCAGCACCTGGGTGTTCCCCACGCTGGGCATCCTGCACTACAACAAACAG GCCACTGAGGTGGCGAAGGAGGAGGTGCGCcgggtgctgggggtgctggacGGGCACCTGCGAACCCGAACGTTCCTGGTGGGCGAGAGGGTGAGCCTGGCAGACATCAGCCTGGTCTGCGCCCTGCTCTGGCTCTACAAacag GTGCTGGACCCCGCCTTCCGCGGCCCCTTCGGCAACGTCACGCGCTGGTTCCTCACCTGCCTCAACCAGCCCCAGTTCAAGGCCGTGCTGGGCGAGGTGCAGCTGTGCCAGCGGATGGCGCAGTTCGACg CCAAGAAGTTTGCGGAGGGGCAGGCGCGGcgggagaaggagaaggagccccccaggaagggggagaaggagaaggagcccccCAGGAAGGGGGAGAAGCCCCCCAAGAGggaggagaagcggccggagcCCGAGCAGGACCTGGACGAGTGCgagcaggtcctggcagccGAGCCCAAGGCCAAGGACCCCTTCGCCCACCTGCCCAGGAG TCCGTTTGTCCTGGACGAGTTCAAGCGCAAGTACTCCAACGAGGACACGCTGGCCGTGGCGCTGCCGCACTTCTGGGAGCACTTTGACCGCGAGGGTTGGTCCCTGTGGTACTGCCAGTACCGGTACCCCGAGGAGCTGAGCCAGACCTTCATGAGCTGCAACCTCATCACCG GGATGTTCCAGCGCCTGGACAAGCTGCGCAAGAACGCCTTCGCCTCGGTGGTGCTGTTTGGGAAGGACCACGACAGCAGCATCTCGGGGGTCTGGGTGCTGCGGGGGCAGGAGCTGGCCTTCACG ctgtgcccagactGGCAGGTGGATTATGAGTCCTACACCTGGCGCAAGCTGGACCCCGAGAGCGCCGAGTGCCGGACGCTGGTGACGGAATATTTCAGCTGGGAGGGCGAGTTCCAGCACGTGGGCAAGCCCTTCAACCAGGGCAAGATCTTCAAGTGA
- the POLR2G gene encoding DNA-directed RNA polymerase II subunit RPB7 — translation MFYHISLEHEILLHPRYFGPNLLNTVKQKLFTEVEGTCTGKYGFVIAVTTIDNVGAGVIQPGRGFVLYPVRYKAIVFRPFKGEVVDAVVTQVNKVGLFTEIGPMSCFISRHSIPSEMEFDPNSNPPCYKTVDEDIVIQQDDEIRLKIVGTRVDKNDIFAIGSLMDDYLGLVS, via the exons ATGTTTTACCAC ATCTCCCTGGAGCACGAGATCCTCCTGCACCCGCGCTACTTCGGGCCCAACCTGCTCAACACCGTCAAGCAGAAGCTTTTCACCGAGGTGGAGGGGACCTGCACCGGCAA ATACGGGTTCGTTATCGCGGTGACCACCATCGACAACGTGGGCGCGGGGGTGATCCAGCCGGGCCGCGGCTTCGTGCTCTACCCCGTGCGCTACAAGGCCATCGTCTTCCGGCCCTTCAAGGGCGAGGTGGTGGACGCCGTGGTCACCCAGGTCAACAAG GTGGGGCTGTTCACCGAGATCGGGCCGATGTCCTGCTTCATCTCCCGCCAC tcCATCCCCTCCGAGATGGAATTCGACCCCAACTCCAACCCCCCCTGCTACAAAACCGTGGACGAG GACATCGTGATCCAGCAGGACGACGAGATCCGCCTGAAGATCGTGGGGACGCGCGTGGACAAGAACGACATC TTCGCCATCGGCTCCTTGATGGACGATTACCTGG GCCTGGtcagctga